Proteins encoded within one genomic window of Elusimicrobiota bacterium:
- a CDS encoding dihydropteroate synthase translates to MVENNLKKMYDEQAKSQSTLGRTWKKYMIIIGERINASRKTIFETIEKKDVNFIQQEAINQVNAGAHYLDVNCGTNIKDEPKNMEWLVPVIQEVVDVHLVIDSPNPEALDSGLKLCKHKPIVNSITAEKERIKNIAPLVEKYNADVIALTIIEEGMPHTALERLDIAKKIIDSVKTA, encoded by the coding sequence ATGGTTGAAAATAATTTAAAAAAAATGTATGATGAACAGGCGAAATCACAGTCCACTTTAGGAAGGACGTGGAAAAAATACATGATAATCATTGGTGAAAGAATAAATGCAAGCCGTAAAACCATTTTTGAAACAATTGAGAAAAAGGATGTTAATTTCATTCAGCAGGAAGCAATAAATCAGGTAAATGCAGGCGCGCATTATCTTGATGTAAATTGCGGCACAAATATTAAAGACGAACCCAAAAACATGGAGTGGCTTGTGCCCGTCATCCAGGAAGTTGTTGATGTTCATCTGGTAATTGACAGCCCAAACCCGGAAGCGCTGGATAGCGGCCTCAAACTCTGCAAACATAAACCGATAGTAAATTCGATAACTGCAGAAAAAGAACGGATAAAAAATATCGCGCCGCTGGTTGAAAAATATAATGCAGATGTTATTGCTCTTACTATAATAGAGGAAGGAATGCCGCATACAGCCCTGGAACGTTTAGATATTGCAAAAAAAATCATCGATTCGGTCAAAACTGCATGA